The following coding sequences lie in one Fusarium poae strain DAOMC 252244 chromosome 1, whole genome shotgun sequence genomic window:
- a CDS encoding hypothetical protein (MEROPS:MER0043146~CAZy:CE10) has translation MSVNSLQYDFEFAEALALIKSGRPSIPPETALDIRRNNHALFAKVFPEPPPSDIIEQTDYSVKSYDGAQILLRRYVKPDILNAKVPQPAILAIHGGGFVSGTVEICGGLNAETALQTSRPVFVVDYRLAPEHPFPAAAEDSFAALKYLSEHAADLNIDPKRICVQGESAGGGIAVGVVLMARDRELNPPVAKLMAVNPELDDRTCYPADTEFLKFTTWTLHHNQLAWKAYVGQDKAGKEEADVSPYAAPARAKSYKGLPSTYVDVGTLDLFRDEDLEFVKRLMEDNVEVEFHLWPGVPHVFEFLGPGTRWHQRAKEARNDALARF, from the coding sequence ATGTCAGTAAACAGCCTTCAATACGATTTTGAATTCGCCGAGGCTTTGGCCCTCATCAAGTCCGGCCGCCCCTCCATCCCTCCAGAAACAGCTCTCGATATTCGTCGTAACAATCACGCCTTATTTGCCAAAGTATTTCCTGAACCACCACCTTCAGATATCATCGAGCAGACGGACTACAGCGTCAAAAGCTACGATGGCGCGCAGATCCTTTTGCGCCGTTATGTTAAACCAGATATCCTAAATGCCAAAGTACCTCAACCCGCAATTCTAGCAATCCATGGAGGTGGTTTTGTATCAGGCACTGTGGAGATCTGTGGTGGGCTCAACGCAGAAACGGCACTTCAAACAAGTAGGCCAGTGTTTGTTGTTGACTATCGTCTTGCGCCAGAACATCCTTTTCCAGCGGCGGCGGAGGACAGCTTCGCAGCACTCAAATACCTCTCGGAGCATGCAGCAGATCTCAACATCGATCCTAAGCGCATCTGCGTACAGGGAGAAAGTGCAGGCGGTGGTATAGCCGTGGGGGTTGTGCTCATGGCCAGAGACAGAGAGCTCAACCCCCCAGTAGCAAAGCTGATGGCTGTGAATCCTGAGTTGGATGATCGAACATGTTATCCAGCAGACACAGAGTTTCTCAAGTTCACCACATGGACACTCCACCACAACCAACTCGCCTGGAAAGCATACGTAGGACAGGACAAAGCTGGCAAGGAGGAAGCAGACGTTTCACCTTATGCGGCACCGGCGAGAGCGAAAAGCTACAAGGGACTCCCTTCGACATACGTTGATGTCGGCACGCTTGACTTGTTCCGAGATGAGGACCTGGAGTTTGTGAAGAGACTAATGGAAGATAATGTCGAAGTTGAGTTCCATCTCTGGCCTGGTGTACCTCATGTATTTGAGTTTCTAGGACCTGGGACGAGATGGCATCAGCGAGCCAAGGAAGCACGAAATGACGCACTCGCACGGTTCTAG
- a CDS encoding hypothetical protein (TransMembrane:9 (o21-42i201-218o224-241i410-429o1046-1066i1078-1096o1108-1132i1191-1210o1230-1248i)~BUSCO:1281at5125) — protein sequence MAPLVDNSQIKSAELLRPLSFYLHTYIWPFTIVWPVFFAFYLSPELYGKYIGAEEWTTVWVGTIITFQALTWLSTHWSVDLEGKFTASKAKDIQDAELIKVIPIANAGTAEICKIIRDKAGGKLNTSFLFQKRRFLYDTDTKTFHTLKYDIDEEPKPSIGHFQTSKGHQTQTELSRIEQHYGANTFDIPVPTFTELFKEHAVAPFFVFQIFCVGLWMLDEYWYYSLFTLFMLVVFESTVVWQRQRTLNEFRGMSIKPYDMWVFRLGKWTEVQSDQLIPGDLVSVNRTKEDSGVACDMLLVEGTAIVNEAMLSGESTPLLKDSIQLRPADVPLDVEGLDKNAFLWGGTKVLQITHGNPDQEKPKLASGVPPPPDNGAMAIVMKTGFETSQGNLVRTMIYSTERVSANNAEALFFILFLLIFAIAASWYVWDEGVRKDRKRSKLMLDCVLIVTSVVPPELPMELSLAVNTSLAALAKLAIFCTEPFRIPYAGRVDVACFDKTGTLTGEDLVVEGIAGLALGHEDEIKDTKEEDGAHSTMTVVTDASLETKLVLATAHALVKLDEGDIVGDPMEKATLTSLGWTLGRNDTLMSTNKAGTTHGTVQIKRRFQFSSALKRQSSVAMVHGNDIKTGRKIKGTFAGVKGAPETIQKMLKVVPQDYEETYKYFTRKGSRVLALAYKQLTVDTELGSGKINDLKREKVESELTFAGFLVLHCPLKDDAKEAVQMLNESSHRVVMITGDNPLTAVHVAREVEIVDRDVLILDAPEDNSNGDHLIWRSVDDKVSIKVDPTQHIDPEIIRSKDICVTGYALAKFKGQVAWNDILRYTWVYARVSPKQKEDILLGLKDMGYYTLMAGDGTNDVGALKQAHIGIALLNGTPEDLTRIAEHSRNTKMKEMYQKQVDLMKRFNQPAPPVPAMIAHLYPPGPQNPQFQKAIEREAQKKGMTPEEYAKSQGHDNFETITSPGAQALMDAGPNNRQNEAQKKAAGFADKLASGMMEAELGDDEPPTLKLGDASVAAPFTSKLRNVVAVPNIIRQGRCTLVATIQMYKILALNCLITAYSLSVLYLEGIKFGDTQYTISGMLMSVCFLSISRARVVEGLSKERPQPNIFNVYIIGSILGQFAVHIATLIYIARLCERLAPRSDDVDLEAEFAPSLLNSAVYLLQLIQQISTFAINYQGRPFRESLSENKGMFYGIVGVSGLAFACALELFPDINEGMKLVPFSEEFKTNMTAVMVIDYAACWIIEVGLKKFFSDYQPRDIAERRPEQLEREAVRRAIVQKKKEEEEEKKRLEKVAEFERKVEERRRKIEEWRAGRT from the exons ATGGCGCCCCTCGTCGACAATTCTCAAATTAAGAGCGCCGAGCTGCTGCGCCCGTTGTCTTTCTACCTTCATACCTACATTTGGCCCTTCACCATCGTCTGGCCAGTCTTCTTCGCCTTTTACTTGAGTCCCGAGCTCTACGGAAAGTACATTGGCGCAGAGGAATGGACAACTGTCTGGGTCGGCACTATCATCACTTTCCAAGCCCTCACTTGGCTCAGCACACACTGGAGCGTTGATCTTGAGGGCAAATTCACCGCCTCAAAGGCAAAGGATATCCAAGATGCAGAGTTGATCAAGGTTATTCCTATTGCAAACGCTGGTACTGCCGAGATTTGCAAGATTATCCGCGATAAG GCTGGTGGTAAGCTCAACACCTCGTTCCTCTTCCAGAAGCGTCGCTTCCTCTACGATACCGATACCAAGACCTTCCACACCCTCAAGTACGACATCGATGAAGAGCCCAAGCCTTCCATCGGTCACTTCCAAACCTCAAAGGGCCACCAAACCCAGACCGAGTTGTCGCGCATTGAGCAGCACTATGGAGCCAACACTTTCGATATCCCCGTTCCCACCTTTACCGAACTATTCAAAGAGCACGCCGTTGCACCATTCTTTGTCTTCCAGATCTTCTGTGTTGGACTTTGGATGCTCGATGAGTACTGGTACTATTCGCTCTTCACTCTCTTCATGCTTGTCGTTTTCGAGAGTACTGTCGTTTGGCAGCGTCAGCGCACCCTTAATGAGTTCCGTGGCATGAGCATCAAGCCCTACGATATGTGGGTTTTCCGTCTGGGCAAGTGGACCGAGGTTCAAAGTGACCAGCTCATTCCTGGTGATCTCGTCTCTGTCAACCGTACCAAGGAAGACAGTGGTGTTGCTTGTGATATGCTTCTGGTCGAGGGTACCGCTATTGTTAACGAGGCTATGCTATCTGGTGAGAGTACCCCTCTTCTCAAGGATTCGATCCAACTTCGTCCCGCCGATGTTCCCCTGGATGTTGAAGGCCTCGACAAGAATGCTTTCCTCTGGGGTGGTACCAAGGTTCTCCAGATCACCCATGGAAACCCCGATCAAGAGAAGCCCAAGCTTGCCTCTGGCGTTCCTCCTCCCCCGGATAACGGTGCCATGGCCATTGTCATGAAGACCGGTTTCGAGACCTCTCAGGGTAACCTTGTCCGAACCATGATCTACTCCACTGAGCGAGTTTCTGCCAACAACGCCGAGGCTTTGTTCTtcattcttttcctcttgATCTTCGCCATTGCTGCCTCTTGGTATGTTTGGGACGAGGGTGTTCGCAAGGATCGCAAGCGTTCCAAGCTTATGCTTGACTGTGTCTTGATTGTCACCAGTGTTGTTCCTCCCGAGCTGCCCATGGAGCTGAGTCTTGCCGTCAACACTAGTTTGGCTGCTTTGGCCAAGCTGGCTATCTTCTGTACTGAACCCTTCCGAATTCCCTACGCTGGCCGTGTCGATGTGGCTTGTTTTGACAAGACAGGTACCCTGACCGGCGAGGACCTCGTCGTTGAAGGTATTGCTGGATTGGCTCTTGGACACGAGGATGAAATCAAGGACACcaaggaggaagatggcgCCCACTCCACCATGACTGTTGTCACTGACGCTTCTCTGGAAACCAAGTTGGTTCTTGCTACCGCCCATGCTCTTGTCAAGCTTGACGAGGGAGACATTGTTGGTGACCCTATGGAAAAGGCTACTCTTACCTCTCTCGGATGGACTCTTGGTCGCAACGATACTCTCATGAGCACCAACAAGGCTGGTACTACCCACGGTACCGTTCAGATCAAGCGCCGGTTCCAGTTCTCTTCTGCCCTCAAGCGTCAGAGCTCCGTCGCCATGGTTCACGGAAACGATATCAAGACTGGACGTAAGATTAAGGGTACTTTCGCTGGTGTCAAGGGCGCGCCCGAGACCATTCAAAAGATGCTCAAGGTTGTTCCCCAAGATTACGAAGAGACCTACAAGTACTTCACTCGCAAGGGTTCTCGTGTTCTGGCTCTCGCGTACAAGCAACTCACTGTTGACACTGAGCTTGGTTCTGGCAAGATCAACGATCTTAAGCGCGAGAAGGTTGAGTCTGAGTTGACTTTCGCTGGTTTCCTCGTCTTGCACTGTCCTCTCAAGGATGATGCCAAGGAGGCTGTTCAGATGTTGAACGAGAGCAGCCACCGCGTTGTCATGATTACTGGAGATAACCCTCTTACTGCTGTCCATGTCGCCCGTGAGGTCGAGATCGTTGACCGTGATGTTCTCATCCTCGATGCCCCTGAAGACAACTCGAATGGTGACCACCTTATCTGGAGAAGCGTCGATGACAAGGTCAGCATCAAGGTTGATCCTACCCAGCACATTGATCCCGAGATCATCCGCTCCAAGGATATCTGTGTTACTGGTTATGCTCTTGCCAAGTTCAAGGGACAGGTCGCTTGGAACGACATCCTCCGCTACACCTGGGTCTACGCTCGTGTTTCCCCCAAACAGAAGGAAGATATTCTCCTTGGTCTCAAGGACATGGGTTACTACACTCTGATGGCTGGTGACGGTACCAACGATGTTGGTGCTCTAAAGCAGGCTCACATTGGCATCGCCTTGTTGAACGGAACCCCTGAGGATCTCACCCGCATCGCCGAGCACTCTCGCAACACCAAGATGAAGGAGATGTACCAAAAGCAGGTTGACCTCATGAAGCGCTTTAACCAGCCCGCTCCCCCAGTTCCTGCTATGATTGCTCACCTGTACCCTCCCGGACCCCAGAACCCTCAGTTCCAAAAGGCCATTGAGCGTGAGGCTCAGAAAAAGGGCATGACTCCTGAGGAATACGCCAAGTCTCAAGGCCACGACAACTTCGAAACCATCACTTCTCCCGGTGCTCAGGCTCTTATGGATGCAGGCCCCAACAACCGTCAGAATGAGGCTcagaagaaggctgctggATTTGCCGACAAGCTTGCTTCTGGTATGATGGAGGCTGAATTGGGAGACGACGAGCCACCTACTCTGAAGCTTGGTGATGCCTCCGTCGCTGCTCCTTTCACCTCCAAGCTGCGAAACGTCGTTGCGGTGCCCAACATCATCCGTCAAGGTCGTTGCACTCTCGTCGCCACCATTCAGATGTACAAGATCCTTGCCCTCAACTGTCTTATCACGGCCTACTCTTTGTCCGTTCTGTACCTCGAGGGTATCAAGTTTGGTGACACTCAGTATACCATCAGTGGTATGCTCATGTCCGTTTGCTTCCTCAGTATCTCTCGCGCCCGTGTCGTTGAGGGTCTTAGCAAGGAACGTCCTCAACCCAACATCTTCAACGTTTACATCATCGGTTCCATCCTGGGACAGTTTGCTGTTCACATTGCCACTCTGATCTACATTGCCCGCCTTTGCGAAAGACTTGCTCC TCGCTCCGATGATGTCGATCTTGAGGCTGAATTCGCGCCCTCTCTGCTCAACTCAGCCGTctacctcctccagcttATCCAACAAATCTCCACCTTTGCCATCAACTACCAGGGTCGTCCCTTCCGTGAGTCTCTTTCCGAGAACAAGGGTATGTTCTACGGTATTGTCGGTGTTTCTGGTCTTGCTTTTGCTTGCGCTCTCGAGCTCTTCCCCGACATCAACGAGGGCATGAAGCTCGTCCCCTTCTCTGAAGAGTTCAAGACCAACATGACAGCCGTCATGGTCATCGATTACGCGGCCTGCTGGATTATCGAGGTCGGTCTCAAGAAGTTCTTCAGTGACTACCAACCCCGTGATATCGCCGAGCGACGACCCGAGCAGCTCGAGCGTGAGGCCGTCCGTCGTGCCATtgtgcagaagaagaaggaagaggaagaggagaagaagagactcGAGAAGGTTGCCGAGTTTGAGCGTAAGGTCGAGGAGCGACGAAGAAAGATTGAGGAGTGGAGAGCTGGAAGGACCTAA
- the MDH1 gene encoding Malate dehydrogenase, cytoplasmic (BUSCO:34415at5125) — MFAASRIQRRAFSATARDLSKVTVLGAAGGIGQPLSLLLKMNPRVTDLALYDIRGGPGVAADISHVNTKSTVKGYEPNAAGLKEALSGAEVVLIPAGVPRKPGMTRDDLFNTNASIVRDLAKAAAEAAPKAKLLIISNPVNSTVPIVKEVFKAVGVYNPKTLFGVTTLDVVRASRFVSEIKGTDPKDENITVVGGHSGVTIVPLFSQSNHPDLSSDAELVKRVQFGGDEVVKAKDGAGSATLSMAMAGARMADSVLRAVQGEKGVKEPAFVESPLYKDQGIEFFSSQVELGPEGVEKIHPLGKLDANEEKLVDAALVDLKKNIEKGVAFVASNPPK, encoded by the exons ATGTTCGCCGCTTCTCGTATCCAGCGCCGTGCTTTCTCCGCCACCGCCCGGGAC CTTTCCAAGGTCACCGTTCTCGGTGCTGCTGGTGGTATCGGCCagcctctctctctcctccTCAAGATGAACCCCCGCGTCACTGACCTCGCTCTCTACGATATCCGTGGCGGACCCG GTGTTGCTGCTGACATCTCCCACGTCAACACCAAGTCCACCGTCAagggctacgagcctaaCGCTGCTGGTCTCAAGGAGGCCCTCTCCGGCGCTGAGGTCGTCCTCATCCCCGCTGGTGTCCCCCGCAAGCCCGGCATGACCCGTGACGATCTTTTCAACACCAACGCCTCTATCGTCCGTGACCTCGCCAAGGCCGCCGCTGAGGCTGCCCCCAAGGCCAAGCTCCTGATCATCTCCAACCCCGTCAACTCCACCGTTCCCATCGTCAAGGAGGTCTTCAAGGCTGTTGGTGTCTACAACCCCAAGACCCTCTTCGGTGTCACCACCCTCGACGTTGTCCGTGCCTCCCGATTCGTTTCCGAGATCAAGGGCACCGACCCCAAGGACGAGAACATCACCGTCGTCGGTGGTCACTCCGGTGTCACCATCGTCCCTCTCTTCTCTCAGTCCAACCACCCCGACCTTTCCTCCGATGCTGAGCTCGTCAAGCGTGTCCAATTCGGTGGTGATGAGgttgtcaaggccaaggatgGTGCTGGCTCTGCCACTCTCTCCATGGCCATGGCTGGTGCCCGCATGGCTGACTCCGTCCTCCGCGCCGTCCAGGGCGAGAAGGGTGTCAAGGAGCCCGCTTTCGTCGAGTCTCCTCTCTACAAGGACCAGGGCATTGAGTTCTTCAGCTCTCAGGTCGAGCTCGGCCCTGAGGGTGTTGAGAAGATCCACCCTCTCGGTAAGCTCGACGCCAACGAGGAGAAGCTCGTTGACGCCGCTCTCGTCGACCTCAAGAAGAACATTGAGAAGGGTGTTGCCTTCGTTGCCTCCAACCCTCCCAAATAA
- a CDS encoding hypothetical protein (BUSCO:41406at5125), which produces MSIAQLSQLLPLPDEELKQVLDYASTLSTAEAADHFGNLLGDSPQAIEFISSFNSRRQTSAPGSSSYSNVTAPPEPESQNINAVPKTKRQPKKKKADIHTPQARQVGEYAAPAGTTYSKKDLSLDYIPQRPSAPSSNNASRSTTPKPDPKPVAKPPPKQHASAGYLIGEGPPKSKAKSTPTSRSSTPKPAASTKISIAGGLPMAGASTAISDLDAAIRALEISTNPTLDNSKARKCNCVATRHPLQGAAPNCLSCGKVICMKEGLGPCTYCGTPLLTPDDVQAMVRELKDERGRERQAANRDANRRADVAKTPAPFTQPRGNDGPSLSESEAKARAHRDKLLNFQAQNAKRTTVRDEAADFDVGGALTGTGSMWATPEERARELKRQQKVLREMEWSARPDYEKRKQVVSIDVVGGKVVRRMAAVERPVTPESEDEVIDNEVNNGTLGDTSGNKGRGRNGGAFSGNPLLGSLIKPVFDAKGKGAEVEGRESRRKKGWQRVQHDLDNNEGVILDGGIHGHAGDDEPACGPHKTLQRHAAFNIFELHDRLENECFIGISNHDKVLLYCYHAKVTLEVFMRHRRLAFRK; this is translated from the exons ATGTCTATTGCGCAGCTCTCGCAGCTGTTACCGCTTCCTGATGAGGAGCTCAAGCAGGTCCTCGATTACGCCTCTACTCTCTCCACAGCAGAAGCGGCAGATCATTTTGGGAATTTACTAGGAGACTCACCCCAAGCGATTGAGTTTATATCGTCATTCAACTCTCGGAGGCAAACATCAGCGCCTGGTAGCTCTTCATACTCCAACGTCACTGCACCGCCTGAACCCGAGTCACAGAATATTAATGCCGTACCAAAGACAAAACGACAAccgaaaaagaaaaaggcagaTATCCACACACCTCAAGCGAGACAAGTAGGTGAATATGCTGCGCCCGCGGGTACAACATACAGCAAGAAGGACCTGAGCCTTGACTACATCCCTCAACGGCCGAGCGCACCCAGCAGTAACAATGCCTCACGATCGACCACCCCTAAACCTGACCCCAAGCCTGTCGCAAAGCCTCCTCCCAAGCAGCATGCCTCAGCCGGCTACCTAATTGGAGAAGGACCACCCAAGTCCAAGGCCAAGTCGACTCCTACCTCGCGCAGTTCTACGCCAAAGCCAGCTGCAAGCACCAAGATATCTATAGCTGGAGGCTTGCCCATGGCTGGAGCATCAACGGCTATATCTGACCTCGACGCAGCTATCCGAGCGCTTGAAATCTCGACGAATCCCACATTGGATAATTCCAAGGCTAGAAAATGCAACTGTGTTGCTACGAGACACCCTCTTCAGGGTGCAGCACCCAATTGTCTCTCCTGTGGCAAGGTTATATGCATGAAGGAGGGTCTGGGACCTTGCACCTATTGCGGCACTCCTCTTCTCACACCAGATGATGTTCAAGCGATGGTACGAGAACTTAAAGATGAGCGAGGACGTGAGCGACAGGCTGCCAATCGGGATGCCAACCGTCGTGCTGATGTAGCCAAGACACCGGCACCGTTTACTCAACCCCGTGGCAATGATGGTCCCTCGCTCAGTGAATCTGAGGCTAAGGCTCGCGCCCATCGTGATAAGCTCCTCAACTTCCAAGCACAAAACGCCAAACGAACCACCGTCCGTGACGAAGCAGCCGATTTTGACGTTGGTGGAGCGCTTACAGGAACGGGCAGCATGTGGGCAACCCCTGAAGAGCGAGCACGTGAACTGAAGAGACAACAGAAGGTCCTTCGTGAGATGGAGTGGAGCGCACGACCAGACTACGAGAAGAGAAAGCAAGTTGTGAGCATCGATGTGGTAGGAGGCAAGGTTGTTCGCAGAATGGCAGCGGTAGAACGACCCGTAACACCTGAGTCTGAAGATGAGGTGATCGATAATGAAGTTAATAATGGCACTTTGGGAGATACATCGGGGAATAAGGGTCGCGGAAGAAACGGTGGAGCCTTTAGCGGTAACCCTCTGCTTGGATCTCTAATCAAGCCTGTCTTTGATGCCAAGGGCAAGGGTGCTGAAGTGGAGGGAAGAGAATCACGAAGGAAGAAGGGATGGCAGCGTGTTCAACATGACCTCGATAACAACGAGGGAGTGATTCTGGACGGAGGTATCCACGGACATGCTGGAGATGACGAACCAGCCTGTGG TCCTCACAAAACCTTGCAGCGCCACGCggcttttaatattttcgAGCTGCATGACCGACTGGAGAATGAGTGTTTTATTGGCATCTCGAATCATGACAAGG TATTACTGTACTGCTATCATGCCAAGGTCACGCTGGAAGTGTTCATGCGGCATAGACGACTTGCATTTCGTAAATAG
- a CDS encoding hypothetical protein (BUSCO:48265at5125), with product MSPNQPLHEIAINNNRVAPPPPFKTVDATAQTETAARQGGDTAVPLQLPTLADDALSRASHPIASITPTAAAPVNGAAAVNSTARTTTAHAVVAAAIAKMQRKPSTDRDDGSTQSHPFSNAGSQDTTITVSTDLAFTPPASDASNCAPGPSSQDSQLFQLSEIAAAQDRIGTINSNTRKRMADGEVKSRTESQSPVKGHTRTPSAVSRTSAGGHIGELSNELRTRLSYAMVKVNNGWQSNSLEEVENMASQAASPVSSTSTIHRRQGSSASPRMPMSNPPSSSAPLPQTSTTERRKSHTPPNHIWHKPSLAPPAPIRPGAPSAPHVNPRRNSHPHRTPGMLSHSHSDSPHTPGQQATFQHGPKFRVTGDTVLMSPHQNVREQDAIETLLFMSSPGNSANLKHAFSPPSSSAPTVGMTRPQARHALPSGPRKPLPSQRQPQQVRKSPYDNSSMPPPPGSPMDLDSPQQQHYPPQNRVMPRRRTIGGRSQLRGTLSLPSGIGIGNGKTRKTLRDEDIERMLDQASAETGDSSDDEEILIPSRRPAARVMRS from the exons ATGAGTCCAAATCAACCGCTGCATGAGATTGCTATAAACAATAACCGTGTTGCGCCTCCTCCACCATTCAAGACGGTCGACGCTACTGCCCAGACTGAGACAGCAGCGCGACAAGGTGGGGATACCGCGGTACCACTGCAACTGCCAACCCTGGCCGACGACGCGCTCTCGCGAGCCTCCCACCCGATTGCGTCGATAACGCCAACTGCTGCTGCGCCTGTCAAcggtgctgctgctgttaaTTCAACAGCCAGAACCACAACAGCACATGCCGTAGTTGCTGCTGCTATCGCCAAAATGCAGCGCAAGCCTTCTACAGATCGCGATGATGGTTCTACACAGAGCCATCCTTTCTCCAACGCTGGCTCCCAAGACACCACCATAACCGTTTCGACAGATCTCGCATTCACCCCTCCAGCAAGTGACGCCAGTAACTGTGCACCTGGTCCGTCTAGCCAGGATAGTCAGTTATTTCAGCTCTCCGAGATTGCTGCTGCACAAGACAGAATCGGCACAATTAACTCGAATACACGGAAACGCATGGCCGACGGTGAGGTTAAAAGCCGAACAGAAAGCCAAAGCCCCGTCAAAGGCCATACAAGAACACCAAGTGCTGTAAGCAGGACATCAGCAGGTGGCCATATTGGAGAG TTATCTAACGAACTACGGACGCGTCTCTCCTACGCCATGGTCAAGGTCAATAATGGTTGGCAGTCAAACTCACTCGAAGAGGTTGAGAATATGGCATCACAAGCTGCTTCTCCAGTCTCGAGTACATCCACCATACATCGTCGACAAGGGTCATCGGCGAGCCCTCGAATGCCCATGAGCAATCCACCTTCATCTTCGGCACCTCTACCACAAACATCGACCACCGAGCGACGAAAGTCACATACACCACCAAATCATATCTGGCACAAGCCATCACTCGCGCCGCCAGCACCTATTCGACCTGGTGCGCCCTCAGCACCGCACGTGAACCCGCGTCGTAACTCTCATCCCCATCGAACTCCGGGCATGCTATCACATTCACACTCCGACTCCCCTCACACACCTGGACAACAGGCGACCTTTCAACATGGACCCAAGTTCCGTGTTACAGGCGACACTGTTCTCATGTCACCGCATCAAAACGTTAGGGAACAAGATGCTATTGAGACATTGTTATTCATGAGCAGCCCGGGAAACTCGGCCAATCTGAAGCACGCTTTCTCTCCACCGAGCTCGTCAGCACCAACCGTCGGGATGACCAGACCCCAGGCGCGCCACGCGTTGCCTTCCGGACCAAGGAAGCCATTGCCATCGCAACGCCAGCCTCAGCAGGTCCGAAAATCTCCTTATGATAATTCATCCATGCCACCACCTCCCGGTTCACCCATGGACTTGGATTCaccacagcagcaacatTATCCTCCTCAAAACAGAGTCATGCCCAGAAGGCGTACAATTGGCGGGCGAAGTCAACTACGAGGGACGCTTTCGTTACCAAGCGGTATTGGTATAGGAAACGGGAAAACGAGAAAGACACTGCGAGACGAGGACATCGAAAGGATGCTTGATCAAGCCAGCGCTGAGACGGGCGATAGTTCTGACGACGAGGAGATTCTGATACCGTCGAGAAGGCCAGCTGCTCGAGTTATGCGGTCATGA